A genomic window from Chaetodon auriga isolate fChaAug3 chromosome 13, fChaAug3.hap1, whole genome shotgun sequence includes:
- the sumo3b gene encoding small ubiquitin-related modifier 3 produces the protein MSEEKPKEGVKTENDHINLKVAGQDGSVVQFKIKRHTPLSKLMKAYCERQGLSIRQIRFRFDGQPINETDTPAQLEMEDEDTIDVFQQQTGGVCS, from the exons ATGTCCGAAGAAAAGCCAAAG GAAGGAGTGAAGACGGAGAACGACCACATTAACCTCAAGGTAGCTGGTCAGGATGGCTCAGTCGTACAGTTCAAAATCAAAAGGCATACTCCACTCAGCAAACTAATGAAGGCATACTGCGAAAGACAG gGATTGTCAATTCGTCagattaggtttaggtttgATGGACAGCCAATTAATGaaacagacacacctgcacag CTGGAGATGGAGGATGAAGACACTATTGATGTATTTCAACAACAGACAGGAGGAGTCTGTTCTTAA